The sequence TGTTGGAGCCAATCTTGTTGAGCTGGTCGGCGAAGGAGCTGTTGAGCCCCTGGATGATGCCGACGATGGCCAGCAGGGTGCACACGCCCACGCCGATGCCCACCGTGGTGAGCACCGTCCGCAGCCGGTTGGAGCGCAGCGAGGTCAGCGCGATGCGCGCCCCCTCCCACACGTCGACCCGGAAGTTCACGAAACCACCCCTTCACGCTGGAAGCCGCGCGGCCTGGCGCACCGGGAGGGACCCCGGCGGACGGGCCGCGTCAGGCACTCTACGCCCAGGAGGGCCGCCCATTGCACGCGGCCTTCACCGGACGCCCGTCCGCGGCGGGGTTTCCCGGGCTTCAGGGCAGCACGGTCACCGTGTCACCGGTCAGGCGCACCTTGACGGTGACTTCATTGGGGAGCGTGTCGGCCTCGTCCACGATGTGGTTCTCATCCACGCCCACGCGCACGGTGTACTCGCCGTCCGGGGTGTCGGTGACGTCCAGCCACTGGCAGGGGAGGTCCGCGGTGTAGACGTCCGACCAGCCGGGCGAGATGCCCGTGCCCGGGTCGTACCAACTGTAGGGAAGGCCGTCCGCGCAGTACTGGGTGAAGTCCACCATGTAGAAGCCCTGCTTGCGCCCCACGGACATCGAATTGCCGGAAGCGTCCTTCAGGTCGTAGCCGGCGAAGTTCGTCAGGTGGTGGTGCTCATGGCACTCGTCGTAGACGAAGAGGTCCGGGCGCTCCTCCGGGGAGGGCACCACCAGCGGGCCCGTGCCCAGGTTCATGATGGAGGTGGTGAAGCGAAGCAGGCGCCGCTCGCCGCCCGCGGGCACGCAGCCCTCGCGCACCTCGCACGAGTCCGCCGTGAAGGAGCGCCGGTCGATGTAGAGCGTGCGTGCGAGGACGTCCCGGTCCACCGTCAGGTCCGGCTTGCCGTTGACCGGATCCACCTGGAGGTTGCAGGCCTTCGTCGGGGGCAGCGCGGGCGCGGGCTCCTGGGAGTCCGGCACCGCGCCGCCGCCGTACACCATCACCCGGCCCGGGGTGGCGTCTCCCGAGGGTGCGCCCGCGGGCGTGCCGCTCAGTGAAGGGGACACGCCCACCACCAGGTCGTCGTACCCGTCCCCGTCCAGGTCGCCCGCGGAGGCCAGCCCCAGGTAGTCGGTGCCCATCGACGTCTGGGGCAGGAGGCGGTTGGCGCGCGGCCACGCCCACACCGGCTCCAGCGGACCGGACACGTTCGCGGTGGGGCGGAAGAGATACGCGCGGCCGATGGCGCCGATGACGAAGTCATGGCCCGTGCCGCCCTCCACCATGGCGCCCACGGGGACGGCGGTCTTGCTGAAGGTGATGAAGGACTGTCCGAAGAGCGGGAAGGCCGCGTCGTCCATGGGCTGCCAGGTGACCTGCGGCGCGTAGCCCGGGCTCGCGGCGTCGGACAGGTGCAGGCGCTGGCTGCCGTTCAGGAGCAGCAGCGCCTCCGCGCGGCCGTCTCCGTTCAGGTCGGGCAGCGCGGCGAAGGACTCGGCCTGGCCCGTCCACACCGACTGCGCCGTGAGCGGCCCTTCACAGACGCGAGCGCTGCCCGCCTTGCAGCCCAGGAAGAGCTCCACCGTGAAGTCGTCGTGGGTCACGGCCAGGTCCTGGACGCCGTCCCCGTCCGCGTCGCCCGCGGGGTTGGGGACGCCGGTCAGCGTGCGCACGGCGGTGAAGGCCCCCGCCCCCGCGCCCGGCGTCGCCCGATATACGGTGAGGTTTCCGTCGAGCGTGGAGACGGCGAGCTCGTCCCTGCCGTCCGCGTCCAAGTCCAGCAGCCGCGCGCCACTGAAGCGGACGGTGGTGGAGTCCGGCGCGCGGAACAGCGGCTGGGCCAGCACCTGGGACAGGTCCGGTCCGCCCTTGAAGACGCTGACGCCGTAGGAGGTGGCGACGAGCACGTCCGCGTACGCGTCCCCGTCGATGTCGCCCGTGCTCACCGTCATCCGGTAGCTGGAGGCGCGGGGGCTGGGGTGCACCCACGTCATCGTCGTGGTGACGGGCGTCTTCGAGAAGTCGCGCGCCTCGCCCGCGTACACCATCACGCGGCCGGGGTCCGTCTGGAGGCCCGAGCAGGGCGCGGACGTCACCAGCAGGTCCTTGCGCCCGTCGCCGTTGACGTCGCCCAGCGCCACGGTGCGGCCGAAGCACTCGCGGGGGTTCGCGCCGTCTCCGGTCACCTGCCAGCGCGGCGTCTCGGAGAGGGTGGGGCTGACGGAGGTGCCGCCGTCGTCTTGAGGGCCTGCGTCGGAGCCCGCGTCCGGCACTCCGGCATCCGGCCGGGGCTTTGGATCCTCCTTGCAGCCCGTCAGGGCCAGCACTCCCACCACCACGAAAGACCGCGCGAACCGCATCCGCATGAATTGCTCCCCCAGGGAATGAACCGGCTGGCCTTCCACCAGCCCTGTCCCGAGAGGAGCCCCTGCGCGGAGAAACGATGCGCGCGGCTTTTCTCGCGCCGCCTCAGGGCAGCACGGTCACCGTGTCCCCCTGCAAGCGCACCTTGACGGTGGCCTCGTTGGGGAGCGCGTCGAGCTCGTCGATGATGTGGTTCTCATCCACGCCCACGCGAACGGTGTAGTCGCCGTCCGGCGTGTCCGTGACGTCCAGCCACTGGCAGGCGGTGTCCGCCGTGTAGACGTCCGACCAGCCCGGGGAGATGCCCGTGCCCGGGTCGTACCAGGCGAACGCGGTGCCGTCCGCGCAGTACTGGGTGAAGTCCACCATGTAGAAGCCCTGCTTGCGCCCCACCGACGTGGTGTGGCCCGCCGCGTCCTTCAGGTCGTAGGTGGCGAAGTTCACCAGGTGGTCGTGCTGGTGGCACTCGTCGTAGACGAAGAGGTCCGGGCGCTCCTGCGGGGAGGGCACCACGGCGGGCGCGGTGCCCATGTTCATGATGGAGGTGGTGAAGCGAAGCAGGCGCCGCTCACCGCCCGCGGGCACGCAGCCCTCGCGCACCTCGCAGGAGTCCGCCGTGAAGGAGCGCCGCTCGATGAAGAGTGTGCGGGCGATGACGTCCCGGTCCACCGTGAGGTCCGGCTTGCCGTTGACCGGATCCACCTGGAGGTTGCACGTCTT comes from Corallococcus macrosporus and encodes:
- a CDS encoding lysyl oxidase family protein, translating into MRMRFARSFVVVGVLALTGCKEDPKPRPDAGVPDAGSDAGPQDDGGTSVSPTLSETPRWQVTGDGANPRECFGRTVALGDVNGDGRKDLLVTSAPCSGLQTDPGRVMVYAGEARDFSKTPVTTTMTWVHPSPRASSYRMTVSTGDIDGDAYADVLVATSYGVSVFKGGPDLSQVLAQPLFRAPDSTTVRFSGARLLDLDADGRDELAVSTLDGNLTVYRATPGAGAGAFTAVRTLTGVPNPAGDADGDGVQDLAVTHDDFTVELFLGCKAGSARVCEGPLTAQSVWTGQAESFAALPDLNGDGRAEALLLLNGSQRLHLSDAASPGYAPQVTWQPMDDAAFPLFGQSFITFSKTAVPVGAMVEGGTGHDFVIGAIGRAYLFRPTANVSGPLEPVWAWPRANRLLPQTSMGTDYLGLASAGDLDGDGYDDLVVGVSPSLSGTPAGAPSGDATPGRVMVYGGGAVPDSQEPAPALPPTKACNLQVDPVNGKPDLTVDRDVLARTLYIDRRSFTADSCEVREGCVPAGGERRLLRFTTSIMNLGTGPLVVPSPEERPDLFVYDECHEHHHLTNFAGYDLKDASGNSMSVGRKQGFYMVDFTQYCADGLPYSWYDPGTGISPGWSDVYTADLPCQWLDVTDTPDGEYTVRVGVDENHIVDEADTLPNEVTVKVRLTGDTVTVLP